Within the Salvia hispanica cultivar TCC Black 2014 chromosome 4, UniMelb_Shisp_WGS_1.0, whole genome shotgun sequence genome, the region CACTCAATATTTTTCCTCAATTGCCAGAACTGACATACTGTGGGGTTTGCCCATCACCAGACAATTGGgtgcttctttttctttagaatttaattttgcaataaatatttttaaccaACCCACTATGTGTGGTCAAGTCGACattaatcatttttctcaCTAGTTGTGGACTTGTGAGGATGTGTTTTTGACTCTTTTGGTGAGAGAGTAGACTTTTTTCTAACAATTGGGTTTTTACCAAAACAACTAGTAACATTAAGTCTTCAAATTCATGCCAAAAAAGTAATTACCAACCATctttattagtctataatctTCAATTGCAAATTAGTGCTTGtagctttttttttgttgggtcATCATGAATAGAAaagcaaaatattaaaatgaaattcagTTACAATAATATTGTCACACACAACCACCTTAATTTAAGGAAATTAAGCTGCAATGTACTTACTAAAAGTTGGCATCATTTTGCATCGATAATTTCTTCTTTGATTATCCGCAAAGCTGTTGAAACACCATCCTGAGTAATTCAAATCATCGATAAGCAGGACCGGACGCGGAAAAATAGTTTGAGACGGGATCAAATTACAAATCTTCGATAATAAAGGGTGGACCAATTATTATGCAGACGTAGAAAAATAGTTGAGAAGAGCTAAAATTACTAGAGACGTTTTCTTAAGTCGAAGAAGGAAACTTCATTGCAAGATGATgtgaaattttctattttatactTGTCGTGAACGCAGGTCCTTTAGTTGTTCGACTTTTCATTCAATATTAAGGATGATATGCGATTACCTCAGTGGAAATTCTATCAGCGATCTCTTTTGCACGCGATTTGACTTGAGGAGACAATGCCTTATTGATTGCCTGAACGAGCACATTAGCAGCTCCTGATATGCAGCTATCATCGTCTTTATCTGGGAGCACGGAACTAGCATTGAGTGGCTCAGAGGCGACACCCAGCCAGAACATTCTCTCGGCCCAATAAAATTGATCTAGGATAAACGGACAGATAACCTGTTACAACGCACCAAAGACTTCAGAGGCAAACAAAGAACTGCCCAAAAGAGGCTTCTTAGAATGGTCAGCAACGTAAGATATGAAAACAGTGGTACTTTCCTTATGCGGTAACAAGGAAAGACGTTAAATGTCTTACAAAGATTACAAGAATTCATAACCATCTCTTTCTCTAGCTGCTATACTCATTGCAACGAAACTCACGCAAACATTTTTTATGGAGTTAGCAGcttaattacaataattatcCAAGCAAACTATAAAAGCCGTTGTGTAATTACAACTTGCCCAGCATAAAGAAGTAAAAATGCAAGTCCCTCCCAGTTTGCCAtatagcaaaataaataaagctaAAGTGCTCATGACAAAGTTTAGCTATTTAAAACTATTGCCTTTTATGCTTTATTTGTGTGCATAGAAATAGTGATCGATTGCTAATTTGAAAGTAGGACCATGTCAATGATCATAGATAGGTAGAGGGGAATAAAAACCTATGTGCACAATTATTTTGCCAGGGACCATGAGCAGGTCCAACCAAGGCCATAGTAAGGGGTCAAAACTTACTAGTTTGAAATTACGGTCACAATTTCAAGCCTTCGGAAATAAATACCAAATATTTCTAGTTTTTGCAATTGGGCTTTCCAAAATTTAACAGCCACCGGAAAGATGATGTGGACACCAGCATGGACAAAAGGATGTCTTCTATTATGCAATTCAggccaaaattaaaatgtacaATCCTCGAAACCGCAACTTTGTGTGCTTAATTAAGCCACGTTGATTAATCCTTCTCTATCGGATTTTAGTCCTCACCGGCGACCATGTCATCTTTTCAGTACATGTTGACATCCACTTcattttttcagaaaattttgagaagtCCCAATTGcaaactatataaatatttggtaTTTATTTGCAAAGTTTGAAAGTGAGATCCAAATTGTAACATGgtaaatttcatcatttactttGCAACTACACGTAATTATAATACATGTTGGATTTAGTGTTTTACATTTATGAAGTTAAGTTAAAAACTAGCAGTGCTTATTTTGGGGCTTTATTATTTTCGTATCATGAGTTATAATTCCAGGCCAAgtatatttattgtattttaaaataagtcattaattactagtattatttttaacttcTAAGTTAGGTGAGACTGGGCATTATAAAACCACAAAGGCAAAGCACAAAAACAGGAGTAAAATAGACCTGAGAAACTCCAGCGCGCAGAGCAGCAGCGGTTGTCCCACTGACATAAGTGGTCATAATAAAAGATTAGAAACACTGTATACTCTCAGTATTTACACAACAGTATAAGCTTCgaaaagaagtaaaaaatcAACCAAGAAATATCACCTTCCACCGTGATGAATAACAGCGGCACATTTGGGAAATAGCAAGTTGTATGGTATTTCACTGTTCATAAGAAGAATTGATATCATCAGCTTCATAAAGCATTTAACAGCCCaaggaaagaataaaatggaaaccAATAAAATCTGCAGGTTAACAGTCATGTATATAAAGCTCTGTGAACAAAGATATTGCAGATCAGCAATACCAATCTACTGTATGAAGCAAAGCTCATAACAGaacaattaatcataatttgtACCATTCAGCTAGTAGAATAACAACCAAAGCATAAAATATTCAGGCAAGCAAGAATGTCATTTTGAGGCATCGATCATTTATATTCTACAGCATTTTTGCAAGTACTCACCCAGAAAAGCAAAACAGTCGGCCATCAAAAAGGCTTATCTGGATTTCACTAGATTGCACTTGCTCTGAAGCGGATTGTGGTCTCTGAGCAAGCAAATTGATTGCAGTATCTAAAGGTCCATAGCCAGCCGAGAACAAAATGAATCTATGACTTGAAATACTTAGAACATTTCTAAGGACCCGTAAGAAAATCTGAGGACTTTGGAAGTAACCCATGCTGCAGGAAAGCAACTCATTAGAATGAAATAAATCGCCATATGTATGATAGGTGTGTACTATCAACTTAGTAAATATAATGTGCAACACATTACAAGTACCACTCTCGGTGTACTATCAACTTAGTAAATAGTGTGTACTATCAACTCAGTAAATAGTGTGTACAGCGGATTCCAAGTACCTCTCTTAGTGATAAACGAGAAATCACTATCTAAACTCTGAAGTCGGATGATACAGATATGCATATCGCAGGATATGCATACTTAGTCAGCATTAGTTAGGATTtgattagattttattttttaattagttagttgttagtagatttgaattttgaattaagtTAGTTGCAGATTTCTCTCATTTTGTAAGTCTATATATTGAGGCTCTTAAATGGTGAAAACCATCTTTTGGAGAGATCAGAAATAGGGACGACAGTAGCCGTAGGCCTCTGCGAAGGATTATCGTGGCCTCCTACGTGAGGATTGTTCTTCTATTGTGCTTCTTTCTTTCTGTccttttatcaataaattgaGTTCTTATTTCCTTAGTCATTGTGTTCTATTGGTTGAGTTGGAATCCGGCCTTAGCCGGATCCATCGAATGTCGGAAGTGTCACCGGTGGTGTGCTCCCTGGAGCCGTGGTATCGCCAAAGCGATTCAAGAGCTCTCGAACAAATCTATCCCACGATAAAGAGGGGCAACGACGAACGAGCAATTGCTTCCAAGGTTTGGTCGGTCCGTTTATGGCGATCATGGCGAGATCGACACGTCTATCCAAAGGTGTTTTGTTGAGGAAGAAATATTGGATTGCCCGTGCTAGCCAAGTGAGAGCCCCAGATCCGTCAAACGTCGGAAAGGTCATCAGTGGTACATCACGAGGCGCTCGAAACTCCAACATGAAATTCTCCATCTTTGCTATGGCCTTCTCCAATCCAACCACAAGAAATGTGGCTTCTGACCAATAATAAACCATCATTCACCGCACCAATTGATAGGAGTAAAGGCCGGATTCCAACTCAACCAATAGAACACAATGACTAAGGAAATAAGAACtcaatttattgataaaaggACAGAAAGAAAGAAGCACAATAGAAGAACAATCCTCACGTAGGAGGCCACGATAATCCTCCGCAGAGGCCTACGGCTACTGCCGTCCCTATTTCTGATCTCTCCAAAAGATGGTTTTCACCATTTAAGAGCCTCAATATATAGACTTACAAAATGAGAGAAATCTGCAACTAacttaattcaaaattcaaatctactaacaactaactaattaaagaaataaattaaaaaataaaatctaatcaAATCTTAACTAATGCTGACTAAGTATGCATATCCTGCGATATGCATATCTGTATCATCGGATTACTAATAAACAATTCATCTCTTATTTCCAGAATTTAGAAACATTAAACTGACTTAATAAAACAACCACAATAAGTCGATTGGATACTAACAAACCCAAAAGGCACTGTTTCTCAATTCGAAATAAACATAAAGAACTAAGTCGAGCTCATAAAGTCATGATAAGTACCTGAATTCTAACTTATAATTGTATGTCAGTTGAgatacataatttttattcgGAAAATAACATGTAAATCTTTTCTTTAAGAAATTATAGTGCCAACAAATGCAGATAGATATGTAAAGAAGGAAGTTAACTATGCATGGCAATTTTTAACTGAATGCCACCAGTTgatattcaagaaaaattggCATCAAAGTACACAGACTTACCTACCAACAGAACTAAGACTTATGAAAATAAGGTGATCTTCTGAAGAATCCAGGAAAGACTTCAATTTTGCATGATTTGGACACCAATGTTTTCCATCATTCAATTGCCTTTGGGAAATCAAAGATGAGATTTCTGCACATCTGGCACAAGAGAACTGCCATTCAGCAGGTAGAAACCAAAAGCCACAAACCCGAACTGCAGATGGCCAGTAACCTATGATGATGCAAGAATGTCATTGAATAGCAATATTAACCAAACTCCCATTCATGATAATCACTATGAATCAGGTTTGATCTAACCAGAAATACTTTCCTCCAAATCACAGTCTTTTTGTATGCATCACTTTTTAGGCTCTCGCATGTAACCAAACTCCCATTCATGATAATCACTATGAATCAGGTTTGATCTAACCAGAAATACTTTCCTCCAAATCACAGTCTTTTTGTATGCATCACTTTTTAGGCTCTCGCATGTAGTAAATCCATATACGGGGAAACCAAAAGAATGAATATAAAGTTGAAAACGTTTTAATGACTTCTAGCTCATGGCACCTAAATAGCAAGCAATGTAGGGATCAAGATAGCTTATTAATTTGAACAGGAGGAAATACGGATTGCCAGTAACCTATGATGGTGCAAAAATATGCACAGACTAATACAGCAGATGAATAGAAGACAAAGAAACTGTTATTTTTACTGCAatgaaacaacaaaaacatttattagaaaattacCAGGGCATTCAACAACTTCTTGACTAAATCCATATCTGCTAATCCAAGATGGGAAAAGAGTCAGGTAACTCTAGAGCCAACCAAATATAggtatttagaaaataatatgaCAAGAgctttgcaaaaaaaataattgtgaaaCAAGAACATATCAACTCTTCTAATATCCCAATGAAGAAATAAACGTAAAATGGGTCAACTGATGCTTGTTGGCATATCTGCAAAAGCATATTCTCATGTTCAAACCTGCTGAGCTGGTAAACCAAAGAAAGGCAATCAAACACCACATATCTAACATTTGTTACTGTTATGAGCCCCTAGAGAACATGAACCGAGATCATTGGTGGAACATATATATTCTTACAGTAGCAGGGGAGATGAAGGTCTATCATGCCATGTTGGTAGGTCAGTTACAGGATCCTGATTTAGATCAGATGGATTTTGTATTAGTAAAGAAACATTAGTCTTATTTCATATATGTAGATCACATATTACATAATTTACATGAGATTTTCAATGGCTCCTCTAACTACCGTAAAGGGCAGGAAGCTTAAATTCAGATCCAGGCTTCTCCACTTCCCCCAATCTTCAGTGAAAAGTGGCCACATCCAGTGGATGACATCTTCCCACCCAATCTACGATAAAAAGGTAGTGTAAAAGAAccaaaaataacatataatattgcagtacaagaaaacaaaaaaatatggaagcTAGATTTGATTGGAATTCACATTTGAAAGACTGTAAAACACATTGCAGTACAGGTATATAAAAAACATGAGGCTCAAAACACTATGATTACATACCTTACCGGTCGGAGCTTCTCGAAGATATTTGTACAGAAGAGGAAGTTCATTCCTAAACTGGCGTTCGAAAGAAGTGGGTGCACTAGCTTGCATAAAAGGAAAAGGCAATCATAAAGTTATTGGAACTCTTCATTTTGATAAAACGAAAGAGTAGCTAAAAGTTTCgggaagttccctcatagttgagtcatttccatatatagtaactttttgctctttcttactttattctctctacatttttctatctcttacttttttatctatttatttaacacattcAACATCcttttcttaaactccgtgccgaaaaagTTTCACCTCGACTATGagggaacagagggagtattaacaAACAACACATTTTATTGTCTTTCCCAAGAAAAACATCTAAGAACTTACATATGAAACCAAACAAACACCTAGTAAATTTTCTAAGAAAAATCTTCTAGCcaaacaaattttcatttccatgTAAACTCCaagaataatggggtaaaaatctaaaattcataatgatggaaactatataattttatattcctcCAAATGCAACAAGCAtctcaaattttgaatatttaacatttaaaaagtGTCCTAGCAAAATTTGTATTCCTTCAAACCCGACATACATCTTTAATTGACTTCAACGGTTCAACCACAAAAAAGGTAAATGGTTTATAATTTGACAAAATCTATACCTGTATGGAACAACATAAGGAGCAGCAACAACACATCGGACATGAAAAAGTTCGGCAAGACTCCAGCCTTCCTATAAATGTGCAAAGAAGAACCGTTACCTTGGATATGATTCATGTGTGACATAAACAACTCAATCTGTCTATCGAATAATTCCTTCTTGGATTTGGATTCTTCTGTTTTGCCTAGTTTTTCCTTCACTATTTTGTTTGGTCCTGTTGAATCTATCcaatatgaaaatttgcatgagaaaatgaaacgcatcaagtattatataatttgagATTGACATTAATAAACCTTTGAGCTCATTAGGCAATGCCGTAATGCTGCTGATCAATTTGTTATTCTAAGTGTCTAGTGAGCAATAGtgcttcatttttaatattaggCATTTGAAATAACAGATTTGATCAGCAACATTACAGCATTGACTAATGAGCTCAAAGGTTTTATTAAAgtcaatcttaaattatataatactcaATGCGTTTCATTTTCTCATGCAATAGTTACTTTCGTATTATATAGATTCAATAGGACCAAACAAAATAGTGAAGGAAATACTAGCCAAAACAGAAGAATCCAAATCCAAGAAGGAATTATTCGATAGACAGATTAAGTTGTTTATGTCACGCATGAATCATATCCAAGGTAACggttatcatttttttatagtaaaaacaCATTGGTTTTCATCTTTATGTCACACATTGGTTACCAGGGCAAAGAAATTTATGAAGATAAGATCGCCATCCATTACTGGATCCTCTTCATATATCCTTTCAACAACTGAAACACATTCTTGTCTGTGTTTTCTTGTAATCTCTTTCTTCTGTCGTGGAAAAGACTCATCAATAGAGTCTGTAATATAGATCAAATATTAGAGAAGATCATATAGCAAAGCATGCCAATTTAGATGACTACACTATATATAGAGTGAATATGGATGTGCAAATTGTTAACATGTATGGAAACCCATATTTCTTGAATTCCTACTGAAGAATGTCGCggcaaagaaaaaatatatactaggAAAAGAGACCTCCATGATCATGGTTTTGATAGAAAGACAAAGCAGGCGGTGAAGAAATTGAGAAGTATGAAATTTGCTTTGCTCCCAAGTGACCTTTCATGTTCTGTAAGCCAGAAGAATTAACAATTAACAATTATGATAACACAACAAAACTGTCAATGCTAATGAAACACTACAACTCAAATCTAAAAAATGT harbors:
- the LOC125221975 gene encoding sterol 3-beta-glucosyltransferase isoform X4, with translation MRTKPIAVFMAFGTKGDVYPIAAIAAAFASDQKHYEVAFVTHSAHENMKGHLGAKQISYFSISSPPALSFYQNHDHGDSIDESFPRQKKEITRKHRQECVSVVERIYEEDPVMDGDLIFINFFALEGWSLAELFHVRCVVAAPYVVPYSAPTSFERQFRNELPLLYKYLREAPTGKIGWEDVIHWMWPLFTEDWGKWRSLDLNLSFLPFTDPVTDLPTWHDRPSSPLLLRYGFSQEVVECPGYWPSAVRVCGFWFLPAEWQFSCARCAEISSLISQRQLNDGKHWCPNHAKLKSFLDSSEDHLIFISLSSVGSMGYFQSPQIFLRVLRNVLSISSHRFILFSAGYGPLDTAINLLAQRPQSASEQVQSSEIQISLFDGRLFCFSGEIPYNLLFPKCAAVIHHGGSGTTAAALRAGVSQIKTMIAAYQELLMCSFRQSIRHCLLKSNRVQKRSLIEFPLRMVFQQLCG
- the LOC125221975 gene encoding sterol 3-beta-glucosyltransferase UGT80B1 isoform X3, which codes for MRTKPIAVFMAFGTKGDVYPIAAIAAAFASDQKHYEVAFVTHSAHENMKGHLGAKQISYFSISSPPALSFYQNHDHGDSIDESFPRQKKEITRKHRQECVSVVERIYEEDPVMDGDLIFINFFALEGWSLAELFHVRCVVAAPYVVPYSAPTSFERQFRNELPLLYKYLREAPTGKIGWEDVIHWMWPLFTEDWGKWRSLDLNLSFLPFTDPVTDLPTWHDRPSSPLLLYGFSQEVVECPGYWPSAVRVCGFWFLPAEWQFSCARCAEISSLISQRQLNDGKHWCPNHAKLKSFLDSSEDHLIFISLSSVGSMGYFQSPQIFLRVLRNVLSISSHRFILFSAGYGPLDTAINLLAQRPQSASEQVQSSEIQISLFDGRLFCFSGEIPYNLLFPKCAAVIHHGGSGTTAAALRAGVSQVICPFILDQFYWAERMFWLGVASEPLNASSVLPDKDDDSCISGAANVLVQAINKALSPQVKSRAKEIADRISTEDGVSTALRIIKEEIIDAK
- the LOC125221975 gene encoding sterol 3-beta-glucosyltransferase UGT80B1 isoform X1 produces the protein MRTKPIAVFMAFGTKGDVYPIAAIAAAFASDQKHYEVAFVTHSAHENMKGHLGAKQISYFSISSPPALSFYQNHDHGDSIDESFPRQKKEITRKHRQECVSVVERIYEEDPVMDGDLIFINFFALEGWSLAELFHVRCVVAAPYVVPYSAPTSFERQFRNELPLLYKYLREAPTGKIGWEDVIHWMWPLFTEDWGKWRSLDLNLSFLPFTDPVTDLPTWHDRPSSPLLLRYGFSQEVVECPGYWPSAVRVCGFWFLPAEWQFSCARCAEISSLISQRQLNDGKHWCPNHAKLKSFLDSSEDHLIFISLSSVGSMGYFQSPQIFLRVLRNVLSISSHRFILFSAGYGPLDTAINLLAQRPQSASEQVQSSEIQISLFDGRLFCFSGEIPYNLLFPKCAAVIHHGGSGTTAAALRAGVSQVICPFILDQFYWAERMFWLGVASEPLNASSVLPDKDDDSCISGAANVLVQAINKALSPQVKSRAKEIADRISTEDGVSTALRIIKEEIIDAK
- the LOC125221975 gene encoding sterol 3-beta-glucosyltransferase UGT80B1 isoform X2, whose product is MRTKPIAVFMAFGTKGDVYPIAAIAAAFASDQKHYEVAFVTHSAHENMKGHLGAKQISYFSISSPPALSFYQNHDHGDSIDESFPRQKKEITRKHRQECVSVVERIYEEDPVMDGDLIFINFFALAGVLPNFFMSDVLLLLLMLFHTASAPTSFERQFRNELPLLYKYLREAPTGKIGWEDVIHWMWPLFTEDWGKWRSLDLNLSFLPFTDPVTDLPTWHDRPSSPLLLRYGFSQEVVECPGYWPSAVRVCGFWFLPAEWQFSCARCAEISSLISQRQLNDGKHWCPNHAKLKSFLDSSEDHLIFISLSSVGSMGYFQSPQIFLRVLRNVLSISSHRFILFSAGYGPLDTAINLLAQRPQSASEQVQSSEIQISLFDGRLFCFSGEIPYNLLFPKCAAVIHHGGSGTTAAALRAGVSQVICPFILDQFYWAERMFWLGVASEPLNASSVLPDKDDDSCISGAANVLVQAINKALSPQVKSRAKEIADRISTEDGVSTALRIIKEEIIDAK